In the genome of Deinococcus deserti VCD115, one region contains:
- a CDS encoding MarR family winged helix-turn-helix transcriptional regulator, whose translation MSSVTPGDLLRRITHLHTALQQEGANCCGITSLTRCQILTTVGRDGTLTLAGLSRRLNLDKGWLSRTIDDLVHSGLIHKQPSTTDKRTIDLTLTPQGQHRVAALSSELNDQSGRVIDRLPVTERHNVLRALELLADALEAELNSQEPSLCPVC comes from the coding sequence ATGAGTTCTGTCACCCCCGGCGATCTACTCCGACGCATTACCCACCTCCATACCGCCCTTCAGCAGGAAGGGGCCAACTGCTGCGGCATCACCAGCCTTACACGCTGCCAGATCCTTACTACCGTGGGCCGCGACGGCACCCTTACTCTCGCTGGCCTCTCGCGCCGGCTCAATCTCGACAAAGGCTGGCTCAGTCGCACCATCGACGACCTAGTACACAGTGGCCTCATCCACAAGCAGCCCAGCACCACCGACAAACGCACCATCGACCTCACCCTCACCCCACAGGGCCAGCATCGGGTGGCCGCGCTTAGCAGCGAACTGAACGATCAGTCCGGCCGCGTGATCGACCGCCTGCCGGTCACCGAACGCCACAACGTCCTGCGCGCCCTGGAATTGCTCGCTGATGCCCTCGAAGCCGAACTCAACTCACAGGAGCCCTCCTTATGCCCCGTGTGCTGA
- a CDS encoding NADPH-dependent FMN reductase, giving the protein MPKIAIIISSTRETRFADKPTEWFARFAKGRTDLDFEVVDLRDFPLPFFNEVASNAYVPSQNEVAQRWQQKVAEFDGYVIITAEYNRGPTAVLKNALDYSYVEWNRKPVAFVGYGSVGAARAIEQLRLIAVELQMAPIRTGVHIQGADFFAVWQQGKDLNELTHLEPGVQAMLEELAWWTKALKTARDSTTATTPLPT; this is encoded by the coding sequence ATGCCCAAGATTGCGATCATTATCAGCAGCACCCGTGAAACCCGCTTTGCCGATAAACCCACCGAGTGGTTTGCCCGTTTTGCGAAAGGCCGTACAGACCTGGACTTTGAGGTTGTGGATCTGCGCGACTTCCCACTTCCCTTTTTCAATGAAGTGGCCTCAAACGCCTACGTCCCAAGCCAGAATGAGGTGGCCCAGCGCTGGCAACAAAAAGTCGCGGAATTTGACGGCTACGTCATTATTACGGCGGAGTACAACCGCGGTCCGACCGCTGTTCTGAAGAACGCCCTTGACTACTCATATGTCGAATGGAACAGGAAGCCTGTCGCGTTCGTTGGCTACGGCTCTGTGGGTGCAGCCCGTGCCATTGAGCAATTGCGCCTCATCGCCGTAGAGCTTCAGATGGCTCCAATTCGTACAGGCGTACATATTCAAGGTGCGGACTTTTTTGCCGTATGGCAGCAGGGCAAGGACCTGAACGAACTGACGCACCTCGAGCCTGGCGTACAGGCCATGCTTGAGGAACTGGCCTGGTGGACGAAGGCTCTTAAGACTGCCCGCGACAGCACCACGGCAACCACGCCCCTGCCCACCTGA
- a CDS encoding OsmC family protein, with the protein MKKTLNVTWLGEQRYLGVSESGHQLLIDNSPVKVGVSPMEALLGALATCTAYDVVEIMKKRRTPLSTYRIEVEGERADTDPKRYTTITVRHIASGEGITAEALEKAAHLSHEKYCSVAASLNSEIKLETQLE; encoded by the coding sequence ATGAAGAAGACCCTGAACGTTACGTGGCTCGGAGAGCAGCGTTATCTGGGCGTCAGCGAAAGCGGCCATCAGCTGCTCATTGACAATAGCCCGGTGAAGGTCGGCGTGTCGCCGATGGAAGCCCTGCTGGGTGCTCTTGCCACCTGCACTGCCTACGACGTGGTTGAGATCATGAAAAAGCGCCGCACGCCCCTGAGCACCTACCGCATTGAGGTCGAAGGGGAGCGCGCCGACACCGATCCCAAACGCTATACCACCATCACGGTGCGGCATATTGCCAGCGGGGAGGGCATTACGGCTGAGGCGCTGGAGAAGGCCGCCCATCTGAGTCACGAGAAGTACTGTTCGGTGGCTGCCAGTCTGAACAGTGAAATCAAGCTCGAAACACAGCTGGAATAA
- a CDS encoding peptidoglycan D,D-transpeptidase FtsI family protein — protein MSRVRERRQTLRRRAGGGTGQERAASAPNGRVRIMALAFTLGLVGMGARLYQLQVTQHSQFAVQSTSNYQRDEVLRAMRGEIRTRDGLLLATNRLAVDLVYTGRRDPSDPEQAIPSWDKIRYLAGIKEDVLVDGQPREPDPRKEPDVILARNVPEERLAALYEYVVLVPSLELRQRVERIYPEGKLAGHLLGYVSEANAREVEEGNYTVGDLVGRSGLEYSLQTTLQGKNGLRRREVTANGRPQTERVLDQGVKGQDVTLTLDSLLQRTAETALREGLTDINAGRAKWGKPAEKLSRGAVIAFDPRTNEVLAMASSPAYDPNWFSRVPSPDHKAKNWAVDPNRPDAALDAVTSNRVVQAYNPGSVFKIATTLMYIEKWGNFSIHCAPSYYFGRARFNNWARFSLGMVDGRLAISYSCNPWYYHSAALATPGVYSRQLKSRLTELGYNRTTGLELVGEKTGRLSNIDDYTTPEAPWFPGFGLIMSIGQGDVLVTPAQVAWVMSTIINNGQQRPMTVLKAVGGKEQPRKPVTSVVRNGNTDVFKLVQEGMAGTTAGTRYGTAIHEVGPLNFPVRTGGKTGTAENGRSYRDGYAYTHAWYEGYGPIGKDGKPTFAVVAFFQNGGEGSGPALRAVKRMFAARWCVKLDERLSALPLSEQQPCLGELEDMRRVYAIREARGASTPKP, from the coding sequence ATGAGCAGGGTCAGAGAGCGTCGCCAGACCCTGCGTCGCCGCGCCGGTGGCGGCACCGGACAGGAGCGGGCAGCCTCCGCTCCAAATGGCCGTGTCCGCATCATGGCCCTGGCGTTTACGCTGGGCCTGGTGGGCATGGGCGCGCGGCTGTACCAGTTGCAGGTGACGCAGCACAGCCAGTTTGCGGTGCAGTCCACCAGCAACTACCAGCGCGATGAGGTGCTGCGGGCCATGCGCGGAGAAATCCGTACCCGCGACGGACTGCTGCTGGCCACGAACCGGCTGGCGGTCGATCTGGTGTACACCGGCCGGCGCGATCCTTCGGACCCGGAGCAGGCCATTCCTTCCTGGGACAAGATCCGGTATCTGGCAGGAATCAAGGAGGACGTGCTGGTGGATGGCCAGCCACGCGAGCCCGACCCACGCAAGGAACCGGACGTGATTCTGGCCCGCAACGTGCCTGAAGAGAGGCTGGCCGCGCTGTACGAATACGTGGTGCTGGTGCCGAGCCTGGAATTGCGCCAGCGGGTCGAGCGGATCTATCCCGAAGGCAAGCTCGCCGGGCACCTGCTGGGGTACGTATCGGAAGCCAACGCCCGTGAGGTCGAGGAAGGCAACTACACCGTGGGCGATCTGGTTGGTCGTTCGGGGCTGGAATACAGCCTGCAGACCACCTTGCAGGGAAAAAACGGCCTGCGCCGGCGGGAAGTGACGGCAAATGGCCGGCCGCAGACCGAACGCGTACTTGATCAGGGCGTGAAGGGACAGGACGTGACCCTCACGCTGGACAGCCTGCTCCAGCGCACCGCCGAAACCGCCCTGCGTGAGGGTCTGACCGATATCAATGCGGGGCGTGCCAAATGGGGCAAACCGGCCGAGAAGCTGTCCCGCGGCGCGGTAATCGCCTTCGATCCGCGCACCAATGAAGTCCTGGCCATGGCCAGCAGCCCGGCCTATGACCCGAACTGGTTCTCACGGGTGCCGAGTCCGGACCATAAGGCCAAGAACTGGGCTGTGGACCCGAACCGGCCGGACGCCGCCCTGGACGCCGTGACCAGCAACCGGGTGGTACAGGCCTACAACCCAGGCAGTGTATTCAAGATTGCCACGACGCTGATGTACATCGAGAAGTGGGGCAACTTTTCTATACACTGCGCTCCCTCGTACTACTTTGGACGCGCCCGGTTCAACAACTGGGCCCGGTTCTCACTTGGCATGGTGGACGGCCGGCTGGCTATCTCCTACTCCTGCAATCCCTGGTACTACCATTCAGCTGCGCTGGCCACTCCGGGCGTCTACTCACGGCAGCTCAAGAGCCGCCTGACTGAACTGGGATACAACCGCACCACCGGCCTGGAACTGGTGGGCGAAAAGACCGGCCGGCTGTCGAACATCGATGACTACACCACACCCGAGGCCCCCTGGTTTCCCGGCTTCGGCCTGATCATGAGTATCGGGCAGGGGGACGTCCTGGTTACGCCTGCGCAGGTGGCGTGGGTGATGTCCACCATCATCAACAATGGTCAGCAGCGACCCATGACCGTGTTGAAGGCAGTCGGAGGAAAGGAACAGCCTCGCAAGCCAGTTACCAGTGTGGTGCGCAACGGCAACACCGACGTGTTCAAGCTAGTTCAGGAAGGCATGGCCGGCACGACCGCCGGAACCCGGTACGGTACGGCGATCCATGAGGTCGGCCCCCTGAACTTTCCAGTGCGCACCGGCGGAAAGACCGGAACCGCCGAGAACGGCCGCAGCTACCGCGACGGCTATGCCTACACGCATGCCTGGTACGAGGGCTATGGCCCCATCGGCAAGGACGGAAAGCCGACCTTTGCGGTGGTCGCCTTCTTCCAGAACGGCGGCGAAGGCTCGGGACCGGCCCTGCGCGCGGTGAAACGGATGTTCGCGGCACGCTGGTGCGTCAAACTCGACGAGCGTCTCAGTGCCCTGCCGCTTTCCGAGCAGCAGCCCTGCCTGGGCGAGCTGGAAGACATGCGCCGGGTCTACGCGATTCGTGAGGCCCGGGGAGCAAGTACACCCAAACCCTAA
- a CDS encoding TetR/AcrR family transcriptional regulator produces MQSPDVPVSPPRPKDAPHKQGKILDAARCLFATKGVSAPIDAITCRAGVGIGTLNHHFPAHENLNAELLCNDYQAFHEAPDEELAIEDGHELAEPGLMTQPTL; encoded by the coding sequence ATGCAGTCTCCGGATGTGCCGGTTTCTCCGCCCCGGCCTAAGGACGCCCCGCACAAACAGGGGAAGATTCTGGATGCCGCGCGCTGCCTGTTTGCAACAAAGGGCGTGTCTGCGCCAATAGACGCAATAACCTGTAGGGCTGGCGTCGGAATCGGCACGCTAAACCATCACTTTCCTGCTCATGAGAACCTGAATGCCGAGCTGCTCTGCAACGACTATCAGGCGTTTCACGAGGCACCGGACGAGGAGCTGGCGATTGAGGACGGTCATGAGCTGGCTGAACCGGGTTTAATGACTCAACCTACGCTATGA
- a CDS encoding LLM class flavin-dependent oxidoreductase, translated as MLTDRGSIPAPAPSRGHRFELGLYTFAERTPDPYTGQLVSPAQRLQDLLEEIVLADQVGLDVFGIGEHHRPEFVVSSPAVVLAAAAARTRSIRLTSAVTVLSSDDPVRVFQDFATLDLLSQGRAEIMAGRGSFIESFPLFGYDLHDYDALFAEKLDLLLKLRQAERVTWTGRYRPAITDLGVYPRPLNTLPVWLAVGGTPQSAVRAGTLGLPLAVAIIGGMPERFAPLISLYRTAAQRTGFEPSGLPVGINSHGYIAPTSQQAADESFPYHQHLMNTIGRERGWPPFTREQFDASLDLRGALVVGDPQQVAEKILFQHGIFGHQRFLLQLSVRTMPHAQIMRAIELLGTQVAPVVREEVRRRTSPGSAPSEARSE; from the coding sequence ATGTTGACTGATCGTGGTTCAATCCCGGCACCTGCTCCGAGCCGGGGCCATCGCTTTGAGCTTGGCCTGTATACCTTCGCGGAACGTACACCTGATCCCTACACCGGTCAACTGGTATCCCCAGCTCAGCGCCTGCAGGATCTGCTGGAGGAAATTGTTCTGGCAGATCAGGTGGGGCTGGACGTCTTCGGCATAGGAGAGCACCACCGCCCTGAGTTTGTTGTTTCCAGCCCCGCAGTGGTTCTGGCTGCGGCGGCTGCACGGACGAGATCCATACGTCTGACGAGCGCTGTAACGGTACTGAGTTCCGACGATCCGGTCAGGGTGTTCCAGGATTTTGCCACTCTTGATCTGCTGTCTCAGGGACGGGCGGAAATCATGGCTGGGCGGGGCTCGTTTATCGAGTCCTTTCCGCTATTTGGCTATGACCTGCACGACTATGACGCCCTGTTCGCCGAAAAGCTTGATCTGCTGCTGAAGCTTCGGCAAGCCGAGCGGGTGACATGGACGGGACGGTACCGCCCGGCGATCACCGACCTGGGAGTGTACCCGCGCCCATTGAACACTCTGCCTGTCTGGCTGGCAGTCGGAGGCACTCCTCAGTCAGCCGTCCGGGCGGGCACGCTGGGCCTGCCCCTGGCGGTGGCCATCATTGGCGGAATGCCAGAGCGGTTCGCTCCGCTGATAAGCCTCTACCGCACTGCTGCCCAACGGACCGGCTTTGAGCCTTCGGGGCTGCCTGTCGGCATCAATTCGCATGGTTACATTGCTCCTACCTCCCAGCAGGCTGCAGACGAGTCTTTTCCGTACCATCAGCATCTGATGAATACCATTGGCCGGGAGCGCGGCTGGCCTCCGTTCACCCGCGAGCAATTCGATGCTTCGCTGGACCTGCGTGGAGCACTGGTGGTCGGCGATCCTCAGCAGGTGGCGGAGAAGATCCTGTTTCAGCATGGGATTTTCGGGCATCAGCGATTCCTGCTGCAATTGAGTGTGCGTACCATGCCGCACGCGCAGATCATGCGGGCCATCGAACTGCTCGGAACTCAGGTGGCGCCTGTTGTGCGTGAGGAAGTCAGGCGCCGGACGTCTCCTGGCAGCGCCCCATCCGAAGCCCGATCTGAGTGA
- a CDS encoding hybrid sensor histidine kinase/response regulator — protein MTDQTLTSPANQVAGNRASSSWEGTPGPGETLRILHLEDSELDHELVVLNLAGDLPWTVEVTRVEDEAGFHEALETSQPHLILSDFALPSYDGLSAFRAAHERLPLVPFIIVTGAMGEEVAVDTLRQGVTDYILKQRLERLAPAVRRALNEVEARISRERAEQAVRELNTSLQARLEEVERLRNIAERQSQRLEVQAKQLEEALNMQKTFLAETSHELRTPLTALHGYLRRAEREVGGSQTLLDAQRVAENMTRLVNDLLQLSRGELVQSIEMHFMNLGNVLRQVGRDFGVRAPEESPEIVGDPGRLTQVFMNLVTNAVRVSGSPDLVHMEVAHRPGEVEVRVVDRGPGVPDPIKPRIFDKFYRGKEAGSAGLGLTIAQQVVVAHGGSIDVIDTPGGGATFRVRLPTPDEEDE, from the coding sequence ATGACTGACCAGACCCTGACCTCGCCTGCCAATCAAGTGGCAGGGAACCGTGCTTCCAGCAGCTGGGAGGGCACACCTGGTCCCGGTGAGACCCTTCGTATCCTGCACCTCGAAGACAGCGAACTGGACCATGAGCTGGTGGTCCTGAACCTGGCCGGTGACCTGCCCTGGACAGTTGAGGTCACACGTGTGGAGGACGAGGCTGGCTTTCATGAAGCGCTTGAAACCTCGCAGCCCCACCTGATACTCAGCGACTTTGCTCTGCCCAGCTATGACGGCCTGAGTGCCTTCCGTGCGGCGCATGAACGTCTGCCGCTGGTTCCATTCATCATTGTGACTGGCGCAATGGGGGAGGAGGTTGCGGTCGATACCCTCCGGCAGGGGGTCACAGACTACATCCTCAAGCAGCGCCTGGAGCGGCTGGCTCCGGCTGTACGGCGCGCCCTGAATGAGGTCGAGGCCCGGATCAGCCGCGAGCGGGCCGAACAGGCAGTGCGCGAACTGAACACCTCACTGCAGGCCCGGCTGGAAGAGGTCGAGCGGCTGCGCAATATCGCCGAGCGCCAGAGTCAGCGGCTTGAAGTGCAGGCCAAGCAACTCGAGGAGGCTCTGAACATGCAGAAGACCTTCCTGGCAGAGACCAGTCACGAGTTACGGACACCATTGACCGCCCTGCACGGCTATCTGCGCCGTGCTGAGCGCGAGGTGGGCGGCAGTCAGACTCTGCTTGACGCCCAGCGGGTCGCTGAGAATATGACCCGGCTGGTCAATGACCTGCTGCAACTTTCGCGCGGGGAGCTGGTTCAGAGCATCGAGATGCACTTTATGAATCTGGGCAATGTGCTGCGGCAGGTAGGCCGCGACTTTGGCGTGCGTGCTCCGGAAGAAAGCCCGGAGATTGTAGGAGATCCAGGCCGCCTGACCCAGGTGTTCATGAATCTGGTGACCAACGCGGTGCGGGTCAGCGGCTCTCCCGATCTGGTTCACATGGAAGTGGCGCACCGCCCTGGTGAAGTCGAGGTGCGCGTTGTTGACCGGGGCCCTGGGGTTCCTGACCCGATCAAGCCACGTATTTTCGACAAGTTCTACCGGGGCAAGGAGGCGGGGTCCGCAGGATTGGGACTGACCATTGCCCAGCAGGTTGTGGTTGCCCATGGCGGCAGCATCGACGTGATTGACACACCGGGCGGCGGAGCCACCTTCAGGGTCCGGTTGCCCACGCCCGACGAGGAAGACGAGTAG
- a CDS encoding PQQ-dependent sugar dehydrogenase: MRPKSRHLRFSLAALLVGLSSCTVVNPSFPQGIFPRDFPRVPPADAAAAQVPAGYRVEVVMRDLEYPTSVEMDDRGNLYIAEAGFTYGDPVAPARVLRVTPSGGISIVAEQLRGPINDLLWHQGRLFISHFGRISALEQNGTVTDLVTDLPVSFGHQNNQMTVGPDGKIYFGLGTITNSGIVGLDNAYPFVDLLLWPDMRDVPARDIRLTNETFLTPQPNNVLARQGRLVDLGSNLTYAVTSLFNRDPNTSMLVRTGPFQPFGHSGSKVIPGQIKANGTVLQMNPDGSGLNVYAWGFRNPYGVGWGPDGRLYATDNGYDERGSRPIANAEDNIWVVKQNAWYGWPDYSSGIPVTDPRFHSTRGPRPQFLMAEHPTVEKPLMTRPKHAAVTKFDFSRSAAFGFEGQMFLGEFGAGVPITGPDQPQVGQQVVRINPATGESATFFAARPGALGPKGAEYIATAGPKHPVDVRFSPDGSAMYIADIGAMTFRLAGAGPFPKPFPGTGVIWRVTREGAPAATPPANLSPLPPRATR; the protein is encoded by the coding sequence ATGCGGCCAAAATCCCGGCACCTTCGATTTTCGCTGGCAGCTCTTCTGGTAGGCCTTTCAAGCTGTACGGTGGTCAACCCGAGTTTTCCGCAGGGCATCTTCCCGCGTGACTTTCCCCGGGTGCCTCCCGCGGACGCCGCCGCGGCCCAGGTTCCCGCGGGGTACCGGGTCGAAGTGGTCATGCGTGACCTCGAGTATCCCACCAGCGTTGAAATGGACGACCGGGGCAACCTTTACATTGCTGAGGCGGGCTTCACCTACGGGGATCCGGTAGCGCCTGCGCGCGTTCTCCGGGTGACACCATCGGGTGGAATCTCGATTGTTGCTGAGCAGCTCAGAGGGCCCATCAATGACCTGCTGTGGCACCAGGGCCGGCTGTTCATTTCCCACTTCGGACGGATCTCCGCACTTGAGCAGAACGGAACGGTCACTGACCTGGTCACTGATCTGCCCGTGAGCTTCGGCCATCAGAACAACCAGATGACCGTGGGGCCGGACGGCAAGATCTACTTTGGGCTGGGCACCATAACCAACTCCGGGATTGTTGGTCTCGACAATGCCTACCCCTTCGTTGACCTGCTGCTGTGGCCGGACATGCGTGACGTTCCGGCCCGGGATATACGGCTGACCAACGAAACATTCCTGACGCCGCAGCCGAACAACGTCCTGGCCCGGCAGGGTCGGCTCGTGGACCTGGGAAGCAACCTCACTTACGCCGTGACCAGCCTGTTCAACCGCGATCCGAATACATCCATGCTGGTTCGCACCGGGCCCTTCCAACCCTTCGGGCACAGTGGCTCCAAAGTGATTCCCGGCCAGATCAAGGCCAACGGAACCGTACTGCAGATGAATCCGGACGGCTCTGGTCTGAACGTCTACGCCTGGGGCTTCCGCAACCCGTACGGTGTCGGCTGGGGACCCGACGGAAGGCTGTACGCCACGGACAACGGTTACGACGAACGGGGAAGTCGTCCCATCGCCAACGCCGAGGACAACATCTGGGTGGTGAAGCAAAACGCGTGGTACGGCTGGCCGGACTACTCCAGCGGTATTCCCGTGACGGACCCACGCTTCCACTCCACACGCGGGCCCCGACCTCAATTCCTGATGGCCGAGCACCCCACTGTCGAAAAGCCACTGATGACCCGTCCGAAACACGCCGCAGTAACCAAATTTGACTTCAGCCGGAGTGCTGCATTTGGCTTCGAGGGCCAGATGTTCCTGGGTGAATTCGGTGCGGGCGTGCCGATCACAGGCCCCGACCAACCGCAGGTGGGGCAGCAGGTGGTCCGGATCAATCCCGCCACCGGAGAAAGCGCCACCTTCTTTGCCGCCAGGCCGGGCGCACTGGGGCCGAAGGGAGCAGAGTACATCGCCACGGCTGGCCCGAAGCACCCGGTAGATGTGCGGTTCTCACCGGACGGTTCAGCGATGTACATCGCTGATATTGGCGCCATGACATTCAGGCTGGCAGGAGCTGGGCCGTTTCCCAAGCCGTTCCCGGGAACTGGTGTGATCTGGCGTGTGACGCGTGAAGGAGCACCTGCGGCCACCCCCCCTGCAAACCTCTCGCCACTTCCGCCACGAGCTACCCGCTAA
- a CDS encoding FAD-dependent oxidoreductase, with protein sequence MTTSHWALPPPSFAPLIQDLEADTVVVGGGIAGVTTAYLLACEGQRVVLLERDEIGSGETSRSSAQLTASLDFRYFELAALHGEDRARLIARSHLEAVDEIERIASGERIACDLVRLPSFLFAPPEQQKDLMRELAAMQSAGLNVQMVDPPAGTLNLGPCLRLEHQAAFHPVRYLQGLAEAAQRRGAKIYTHSAVTSYDSTGVVTQNGARVHAAHVVLATNVPVADRVKFSFRLEPYRTYMISLDLTAAIEPGHYWDTVDPYHYVRLDGDLLLVGGEDHVVGRADDAEKRYRCLEVWAREHFPVGQRREAWSGQVENTPDGLAYIGESAGVYVVTGDVGNGLTHGTIGALVIRDLILGRENAWTELYDANRVPRGNRLEWLKEGITAAAHLGEWVTGGDDPTDIAPGEGAVIRQGIRKLAVYRDEHGELHTRSAMCPHFGCVVHWNTGEKSWDCPCHGSRFTAFGDLLHGPARTGLAAEDLSSDARTPD encoded by the coding sequence ATGACCACATCCCACTGGGCACTGCCTCCGCCGTCCTTCGCACCGCTCATTCAGGACCTGGAGGCCGACACCGTCGTTGTGGGCGGCGGCATAGCGGGAGTGACGACGGCGTATCTGCTGGCGTGCGAGGGGCAGCGGGTCGTGCTGCTGGAACGCGACGAGATCGGCAGTGGTGAAACTTCCCGCTCGTCGGCACAGCTGACCGCCAGCCTGGACTTCCGGTACTTCGAACTGGCCGCTCTTCATGGGGAAGACCGGGCTCGCCTGATTGCCAGGAGCCACCTGGAAGCTGTGGACGAGATCGAGCGGATCGCAAGCGGCGAACGCATTGCGTGTGACCTAGTCCGGCTTCCCAGTTTCCTGTTCGCCCCACCAGAGCAGCAAAAAGATCTGATGCGGGAGCTGGCAGCTATGCAGAGTGCTGGCCTGAACGTACAGATGGTGGACCCGCCTGCCGGAACGCTCAATCTGGGGCCGTGTCTGCGTCTGGAGCATCAGGCGGCATTTCATCCAGTCCGGTATCTCCAGGGCCTGGCCGAGGCAGCCCAGCGCCGGGGCGCGAAAATCTATACCCACTCGGCGGTCACTTCTTACGACTCCACCGGTGTGGTCACGCAAAACGGAGCACGGGTGCACGCCGCGCACGTGGTTCTGGCGACCAATGTTCCGGTGGCTGACCGTGTCAAGTTCTCATTCCGGCTCGAACCGTACCGGACCTACATGATCAGCCTGGACCTGACGGCTGCCATCGAGCCCGGACACTACTGGGACACTGTGGACCCCTACCACTACGTCAGACTGGACGGCGACCTGCTTCTGGTCGGTGGGGAAGACCACGTCGTGGGCCGTGCAGACGACGCAGAGAAGCGCTACCGCTGCCTGGAGGTCTGGGCGCGTGAACACTTTCCGGTAGGCCAGCGCCGGGAAGCGTGGTCAGGACAGGTGGAGAACACGCCGGATGGTCTGGCGTACATCGGCGAAAGTGCCGGCGTGTACGTTGTAACCGGCGATGTGGGAAACGGTCTGACGCATGGCACCATCGGCGCTCTGGTCATCCGGGACCTGATTCTGGGCCGGGAGAATGCCTGGACTGAGCTGTACGATGCCAACAGGGTGCCGCGCGGAAACCGCCTGGAGTGGCTGAAGGAAGGAATCACCGCTGCGGCGCACCTGGGAGAGTGGGTCACTGGGGGGGACGACCCCACCGACATCGCGCCGGGTGAGGGGGCAGTCATCCGGCAGGGAATCAGGAAGCTCGCCGTGTACCGGGACGAGCACGGTGAACTTCATACGCGCAGCGCCATGTGCCCACACTTCGGGTGTGTCGTTCACTGGAATACCGGTGAAAAAAGCTGGGACTGCCCATGTCACGGTTCACGGTTCACGGCGTTCGGGGACCTTCTCCACGGACCAGCCCGGACCGGGCTTGCGGCTGAGGACCTGTCCAGCGACGCCCGCACGCCGGACTAA
- the arsN2 gene encoding arsenic resistance N-acetyltransferase ArsN2 has translation MPRVLTFRPATPADLSAIEALLTAAGLPVEGVRDHMSGFLLAEDLTGLAGVAAIEGYGKQGLLRSVAVREDHRGTGLGVQLTRALIDRARHSGLSTLVLLTTTAEHFFPKFGFVRISREEVPLDVFASREFQGACPACAVVMQLDLAGVNA, from the coding sequence ATGCCCCGTGTGCTGACCTTTCGCCCGGCCACACCAGCGGATCTTTCCGCCATCGAAGCCCTGCTGACCGCTGCTGGACTGCCTGTAGAGGGCGTTCGTGACCACATGTCAGGCTTCCTGCTCGCAGAGGACCTCACCGGGCTGGCGGGGGTGGCGGCAATCGAAGGTTACGGTAAGCAGGGTCTGCTGCGGTCGGTCGCCGTTCGCGAAGACCACCGTGGAACAGGGCTCGGCGTACAGCTCACGCGTGCTCTGATCGACCGCGCCCGTCACAGCGGTCTAAGCACCCTGGTGCTGCTCACCACCACGGCCGAGCACTTCTTCCCGAAATTCGGCTTTGTGCGCATCAGCCGGGAAGAGGTGCCCCTGGACGTTTTCGCCTCTCGGGAATTTCAGGGCGCCTGCCCCGCTTGCGCCGTGGTGATGCAACTGGACCTGGCGGGGGTGAATGCGTGA